The genomic stretch AGGCTAAAGTCTCGGTTTTTGATCACGGTTATCTCTATGGCGACGGGGTTTTCGAGGGTATAAGGGCGTATAACGGGCGCGTGTTCAAGTGCAAGGAGCATATCGACAGGCTCTTTGACTCGGCCAGGGCGATAGCCCTCGAGATTCCCATGTCGAAGGAAGACCTTACCGAGGCCATGCTCGAGACCATTCGCAGGAACGGGCTCAGGGATTGCTATATAAGGCTTGTGGTCTCGCGCGGCACGGGCGACCTGGGGCTGAGCCCAACGAAGTGTCCCGAGCCGACCATCGTCATCATCGCGGACTCCATCTCCCTGTATCCTGACGAGATGTATGAGAACGGGATGTCCATAATAACATCGTCGGTGCGGCGAAATAGCCCCGCAAGCATCGACCCTCAGATAAAATCCCTGAACTACCTCAATAATATCCTGGCCAAGATACAGGCCAACAATGCCGGCGTGCCCGAAGCCCTGCTCCTGAACGAGAATGGCCTCGTCTGCGAGTGCACGGGGGACAATATATTCATAGTCAAGGATGGTGCGGTCATAACCCCGCCGATCTATGTGGGGGCGCTGGACGGCATCACGCGGCGGGCCGTTATGGACATTTGCACCAGGCTGGGCATACCGTTCCAGGAGAAGGAGATCACCCTGTTCAATGTGTACGGCGCTGATGAGTGCTTCCTGACCGGCACCGCGGCCGAGCTGATCGCGGTCACCAGGGTTGATGATCGCGTAATCGGGAGCGGCAAGTGTGGGCCCGTCACGGCAAGGCTGCTCGAGGAGTTCCGGAAGCTCACGCGGTCTGAAGGCCGGGAGATATACTGAGCCAGCGCACACCGGGCGTCTAGGCGTGGTCCTTGCAGCGTCAGCGGGACCCTACAGAAGGCAATGCAGAAGGCAATGCGAAGGGGGAAATAGGGGGACCCCGTCAGGGGGTGCCCCTGAGGGGGCACCCCGCTTCTGATTGCTGGGTTGCATCTTTCGAGTGATTGCTGCGGTGATTACATGGCTTACATTTTTAAACAGCAACTTTGGACCCTATATTCAATATATTTTAATGAGATTTTTCATCTATAGTGTCGACACAGCAGGTGCTGCCCCTTGTATTATCAGCAAGGTAAAAGCTATGGGGCTCAGCAGCCCTTACCTGTGGGGCGGTTGCCTTCGTAATTACAATCGCCTCGCCCTCGATGGCAAAGAGGATGTCATCCCATGCCTGGATGCCAAGTTTCTCCCTCATATGGAGGGGTATTTCGATCGACCCGTCAGTGAACATCTTTATCCGTTCCCTTGATACATCTCTTCCTGCGCTTTCTTCTTCCTGCTCCCCTGGTATGCATGGACTAGTATCCAACGGGGTCCTCTCCTTTCATATATTATTATGGTTGGTATTGGCGGGTCTTTACTTCTTCCATTATATAGAATATATGGGGTAAATCAAGGGGTTTCGGGAATATTCGAGACAAAAAATTACTTTTTTGTAAAATAATTATTATAGGATATACCGCCGCCTTACGAATGTATACTACAAGTGCAGTGGGTGGACGCATGAGCGCGTGGCGCCGGGTGGTATCCCTTATTTGGTGAGCCTCACCCGCCTGACAAAGGCTGCATACGCCCTATTCCCCTCTACGTAATTAACGTGGAAGAGCCTGTTGTCGGGCGTTACAAACTCGTCTCCGGGGTAGACGCGGAAATCGACCACCATGAGAAACTCCAGGGTATCCTGGTCATATATCTCATAATATGGGTATTCACGTTGCTGGTTATCAGAATGCCGGAGATCCTGGGGCAAATTGGGCAAATTGATCTCCGGTATTTCCCCCCCGAAATCCGCAATATCGAGCCCCGGCGAGGCTACAATAATTAATAGCATCATAACCAGGAACAACAGGCAGGCTGATGCGCGGGAAGAAAATTTAAATGGAAATCTATGACCATTCAAGCTGGTCACCACCGCTTAGTCTAGATAGTATTGATATTTAGCATGCCCATATTTCGCTTGAGGTTTTCGCCAACTGCTATGCCATATGCCACTAGAATCAAGGATTAGTAATGATTGACCTGCACGAGAATGCCAGAAGGAGAAGGTCACAGATCTAGCGAATTTGTCAGGTGTGCCAGGTAGGATGCCAGTAGGATGGGGATGGGTGGTGCCGGGTGGCATGATCAGGTGGCATCATGATGAGATGATCCGGGTAGATGCCACGCGAATTCGGACTCTGGATCTCAGCGCTGCAAGGGAAGCGGGGGAGGGCCTTGGTTTTGTATTCAGGTTTCGAAACGAGTATTGGGCGCATGCTGGTGGCCTCGTCACAGGAGGGGGTCGTCAGGCTCCTCCTGCCGACTGAGCCTGAGGCCGAGTTCTTTGCCTGGCTGCGCAGGGTATTTGCTGGGGAGGGCCTCGGCCAGGACGAGGAGGACGGTGAAGGGGCGGGCGGCATCAACGCTCTCGCGATCGCCGAGATCAATGCCTACCTTTCGGGCAGGCTCAGTACCTTTTCCGCGCCGGTCGATATGCGCGGCAGCGATTTCAGGCGGGCTGTGTGGCGCAAGATAGCCGGAATTCCTTACGGCAGGACGGCCACCTATGGTGAGATCGCAGCGGCCATCGGAAGGCCCGGGGGTGCAAGGGCGGTGGGCGCGGCAAGTGGGGCCAACCCTGTCCCGATTATCATACCATGTCACCGCGTAATCGGGGCCGGGGGAAGCCTCGTCGGCTATGGGGGCGGACTCGAGTTGAAGAGGCACCTTCTGGACCTGGAGGCTCGTTGCATGACTTCAAGGTAGTAGGGGTAGTGCCCAACCGGACCCCCATGCAGACTACTTTTGGGGGAGGCCAGGACTTGATGGATAATATGAGTAATAGTATGAGTAATCAGGGAGCAATTGAGCGGGAGACAGCACAGGGGGCCCAGGGGGCAATAAAGGTAACAGCAACAGAGGTAATAGAGGAGGTGATATCGCTCCCGGGCTCGGATGCAAGCCTGAGCTTCTTCATGGAGGATTGCCTGGAGGGGATGACAAAACGGCTCTCGCCCGGGTCGGTTGACGTTGTAGTGACATCCCCTCCATATAATCTCGGGGTGAAATACGGCAGGTATGATGACACGATAGACCGGGATAGGTACCTGTCATGGACGCGGAGCTGGGCCTCAGCCGTGAAACGTGTGCTCGCGGACGGGGGTTCGTTTTTCTTGAATATAGGCTCCAAGCCAACAGACCCCTGGGTGCCCTTCGAGGTGCTCGGCGCCCTGCGGGATATCTTCTGTCTCCAGAATGTAATCCACTGGATTAAGTCGATAGCTATAGCCCGGGAGGATATGGGGAATTACCCCGGCACCGGGTGCGACATATCCGTCGGGCATTATAAACCCATCAACAGCGACCGGTTTTTGAACGATTGTCATGAATATATCTTTCACCTGACAAAATCAGGCGACGTCGAGCTGGACAGGCTCTCGATAGGCGTCCCATACCAGGACAAGTCCAATGTCGCCCGCTGGAGCCGCGATGGCAGCGCGAGGGACCTCAGGTGCCGCGGCAATACATGGTTCATCCCATATGAGACCATACGGAGCCGCGATGATGAGCGGCCACACCCCGCTACATTCCCGCCCAGGCTTCCGGAGATGTGCATCAAGCTACACGGCCTCGATCGCTGTAACCTCGTGATGGACCCGTTCCTGGGGATCGGGAATACCGCCATCTCCTGCGCGCGGCTGGGGAAGTCGTTTATCGGTTTCGAGATAGACCCCGACTATTTTGCGGAGGCGATTGCCCGAACGCGGCGATTGCATTCTTGAACCCCTCCACAACCGCGCGGACGCTGGCCAGCGCGTCAGGTCCGGTGCCCATGCTCATGGTCGCCTCGTGGATGGCCTTGACTACCGCGCTCCCGATTATCACTGCATCGGCGTAGCGGGCCACCCGGCGGGCGTGCTCGGGCCTCGAGATTCCGAAGCCCACCGCGAGCGGCTTATCCGTCAGGCTTCTTACGCGGCCTATGAAGCCCTCCAGCTCTGCGGATAGAGAATCTCTCGTGCCCGTAACCCCCGTCAGGGATACGCAATATATAAAGCCCTGAGCGATGGCTGCCGCCGCCCGGATTCGCTCCTCGGTGCTGGTCGGCGCGACCAGGGGGATGAGATCCACAGAAGGGCGGAGTCCCGCCATGGCGTTGATGAGCGCGGTGCTTTCCTCTTCGCCCGCTGGGAGGTCGGGGACTATGAGGCCGTCAACGCCGGCGGCTGCGGCATCCCTGACGAATTCAGCGAGGCCGTAACGGTAGATCGGGTTAAGGTAGGTCATCAGGACCAGGGGAATCTCGGGAAGGTCCTCCTCATATCTCAAGGAATCCACAAGGGACAATATCTTCCCTACGTTTGTGCCGGAGGCCAGGGCGCGCGTGGAGGCCGCCTGGATCACAGGGCCGTCGGCGAGCGGGTCTGAGAAGGGTATGCCAAGCTCGATGACATCGGCTCCCGCCCTTGATATCTCCTTCACAAGGTTGAATGTTGTGTGGATGTCTGGGTCCCCGGCGCAGATGTATATGATCAGACCCTTTTTGTTCTGAGCACGTAGCTCCCTGAATCTCCTCTGAAGCCTCGAGTCCGTGGCGGTATTCTCACTCATAACGCCCTCACTCCTTGTCCTTGCATCATCGAATACATCCTTGCATGGCCTGCATGGCTTTTTCCACTGTCTCGACATCCTTGTCGCCGCGCCCGGAGAGGCAAACGACGACTATATCACCGGGCGTTGTCTGCGGCAGGAGTTTATCTAGGTACGCTATGGCGTGCGAGCTCTCGAGCGCAGGTATGATCCCCTCGATCTTTGAGAGCATCAGGAACGCATCCACGGCCTCCTCATCGGTGGCTGAAACGTAGGTCGCCCGCCCGGTTTTCTTGAAATATGCATGCTCGGGCCCAACCCCTGGGTAATCGAGGCCGGCTGATATGGAATATGCGGGCAAGACCTGACCATCGTCGTCCTGGAGGAGGAAGCTTTTGGCCCCGTGCAGCACCCCGGGGCTCCCGGCTGTGAGCGTTGCTGCGTGCTTGCCCGTCTCGATGCCCAGCCCTGCGGCCTCAACGCCTATAAACCTGACGTTTGAGTCATTCACGAATGGGTGAAAGAAACCCATGGCGTTGCTGCCCCCGCCCACGCAGGCGACCAAATAGGATGGCAACCTTCCCTCGATTGCGAGGACCTGTTCCCTGGTTTCCCTGCCGATAACTGACTGGAAGTCCCGGACCATTGTTGGGTAGGGGTGAGGCCCGACCACCGAGCCTATTACATAATGGGTCGTGGCCACGTTTGTCACCCAGTCGCGTATCGCTTCGTTGATCGCATCCTTCAGCGTGCGGCTTCCCTGGGATACAGGGATTACTTCCGCGCCCAGCAGCCGCATCCTGAAGACATTCAGCCTCTGGCGCTCGATATCCTCCTCGCCCATGTACACGGCGCAGGGGATGGAGAATTTCGCACAGGCTGTTGCCGTGGCCACGCCGTGTTGCCCGGCACCTGTCTCCGCTATGATCCTCGTCTTGCCCATGCGCCTTGCGAGCAGCACCTGGCCCAGGGCGTTGTTGATCTTATGGGCGCCGGTGTGGGCCAGGTCCTCCCGCTTGAGATAGATCCTGGCCCTCCCGTAGCGTCGCGTCAGGCCCTCGGCGAAGTAAAGGGGCGTCGGTCGTCCCGCATAGCACCGCAGGTAATATTCGAATTCCTGCTGGAATGGCCCATCGGACCTGGCCGCCAGGTAGGCCTCCTCGAGCTGGCTGAGCGCAGGCATGAGGGTCTCCGGCACATATTGCCCTCCAAACGGACCGAATCTGGCCGGGAGGGCGTTGCTATCTCTCATTGCTCTCATCACGCTGGCGATCATGTTGCTGGTTCTCCTTCCTGTGAATTCGCCTTGAGCTGCTCAAGGTCAACGCAAGCTTCAGGCGGTGCGCCTTCAGCCTCCTCGATGAACCGCCGTATCTTCTCATGGTCCTTCCTGCCGCAGGTCTCAACCCCGCTCGATACATCCACGCCAAATGGCCGGACAACCTTTATGGCGTGCGCAACATTCTCAGGGGCGAGGCCTCCTGCCAGGATGACCGGACGGCGCGCCTGGCCCACGACCGAGGCGGCAACTATCCAGTCAAAGATCCTCCCCGTCCCGCCCGGATTGCCAGGAACATAGGCATCGAGGAGGAAACGGGCCACATTAGGCAGGGCAGCATATTGATCCATGGCCCCGAGAAGCTCCCTCGCCGGCTCGAGCCCGGGCCTTGGCTCCCGCTCCGGCTCCGGCCCACCGCGGGCACTACTCTCAACCCTGAATGCCTTTATAATGGGGAGGCTGAGCGCCTTGCAGTATTCGGGGCTTTCCCCGCCGTGCAGCTGGACGAGGTCGAGCCCGCAAAACCTGGCGATTTCCGCAACCCGGGCGGGGGACTCGTCGACGAAGACGCCTACCTTCTCGATATTACGCGGAAGGCCGCATGAGATTTGCCGGGCGAGCCCGGGCGGGATGTACCTACGGCTCCTTCCCACGAATACGAAGCCGATAGCGCCAGCCCCGCATCCTGCCGCAATCCGGGCCGTTTCAATATCCGATACCCCGCATATCTTGATCCATACCCGGCCCCCGCGAGAGCCCAGTTCCGGCCTGCCTCCGCACGCGTTCATGTTCATGGGACTCCCCCGGCCCCCTTCAGCGGAGGCTGCTGCAGCCTCCTGCTGGCGGCGGGCAGGCCCTTCAGGCTTCTCAGCTTCTCGCCCACATCGGGCGCTCGCATCAGGGATTCGCCCACAAGGATGGCGCTTACGCCTGACCTCGCCACCATCTCGACGTGCTCGCTCGTCCAGATGCCGCTCTCGCTCACCACAACCCTATCCCCGGGCACAAGGGGCGCCAGCTCGAAGGTTACTGCCAGGTCCACCGAAAACGTCTCGAGGTCCCGGTTGTTTATGCCTATTACCCGGGCCGGCGTGTCGAGGGCGGCCAGGAGCTCATCCCTCGAGTGGACCTCCACCAGGCACTCGAGGCCGATCTCGTGCGCAAGCGTGACAAACGCCTCGAGGTCCCGCCCGACGAGCCTCGCGATTAGCAGGATCGCATCCGCCCCCAGCAGCTTTGATTCGAAGACCTGGTAGGGGTCGACTATGAAGTCCTTCCTAAGGACAGGCAGGCCAACGGCCTCCCTGACCCTCGCGATGTAACCCGGGTCACCCAGGAAGTACCGGGTCTCCGTCAGTACCGAGACGGCGGATGCCCCATGCGCCTGATACAACCTGGCTATCTCGACGGGGTCCAGGTCGGGACGTATCATC from Bacillota bacterium encodes the following:
- the trpC gene encoding indole-3-glycerol phosphate synthase TrpC; the encoded protein is MFLDEIARYKREEVALSRLRLPLDALLSRVGDGPFRGARRFTKALSAPPDDGRVHIIAEIKRASPSKGMIRPDLDPVEIARLYQAHGASAVSVLTETRYFLGDPGYIARVREAVGLPVLRKDFIVDPYQVFESKLLGADAILLIARLVGRDLEAFVTLAHEIGLECLVEVHSRDELLAALDTPARVIGINNRDLETFSVDLAVTFELAPLVPGDRVVVSESGIWTSEHVEMVARSGVSAILVGESLMRAPDVGEKLRSLKGLPAASRRLQQPPLKGAGGVP
- the trpB gene encoding tryptophan synthase subunit beta, translated to MRDSNALPARFGPFGGQYVPETLMPALSQLEEAYLAARSDGPFQQEFEYYLRCYAGRPTPLYFAEGLTRRYGRARIYLKREDLAHTGAHKINNALGQVLLARRMGKTRIIAETGAGQHGVATATACAKFSIPCAVYMGEEDIERQRLNVFRMRLLGAEVIPVSQGSRTLKDAINEAIRDWVTNVATTHYVIGSVVGPHPYPTMVRDFQSVIGRETREQVLAIEGRLPSYLVACVGGGSNAMGFFHPFVNDSNVRFIGVEAAGLGIETGKHAATLTAGSPGVLHGAKSFLLQDDDGQVLPAYSISAGLDYPGVGPEHAYFKKTGRATYVSATDEEAVDAFLMLSKIEGIIPALESSHAIAYLDKLLPQTTPGDIVVVCLSGRGDKDVETVEKAMQAMQGCIR
- the ilvE gene encoding branched-chain-amino-acid transaminase — protein: MQWVYINGSFYPKPEAKVSVFDHGYLYGDGVFEGIRAYNGRVFKCKEHIDRLFDSARAIALEIPMSKEDLTEAMLETIRRNGLRDCYIRLVVSRGTGDLGLSPTKCPEPTIVIIADSISLYPDEMYENGMSIITSSVRRNSPASIDPQIKSLNYLNNILAKIQANNAGVPEALLLNENGLVCECTGDNIFIVKDGAVITPPIYVGALDGITRRAVMDICTRLGIPFQEKEITLFNVYGADECFLTGTAAELIAVTRVDDRVIGSGKCGPVTARLLEEFRKLTRSEGREIY
- a CDS encoding tryptophan synthase subunit alpha; this translates as MSENTATDSRLQRRFRELRAQNKKGLIIYICAGDPDIHTTFNLVKEISRAGADVIELGIPFSDPLADGPVIQAASTRALASGTNVGKILSLVDSLRYEEDLPEIPLVLMTYLNPIYRYGLAEFVRDAAAAGVDGLIVPDLPAGEEESTALINAMAGLRPSVDLIPLVAPTSTEERIRAAAAIAQGFIYCVSLTGVTGTRDSLSAELEGFIGRVRSLTDKPLAVGFGISRPEHARRVARYADAVIIGSAVVKAIHEATMSMGTGPDALASVRAVVEGFKNAIAAFGQSPPQNSRGLSRNR
- a CDS encoding methylated-DNA--[protein]-cysteine S-methyltransferase, with translation MLVASSQEGVVRLLLPTEPEAEFFAWLRRVFAGEGLGQDEEDGEGAGGINALAIAEINAYLSGRLSTFSAPVDMRGSDFRRAVWRKIAGIPYGRTATYGEIAAAIGRPGGARAVGAASGANPVPIIIPCHRVIGAGGSLVGYGGGLELKRHLLDLEARCMTSR
- a CDS encoding phosphoribosylanthranilate isomerase, with amino-acid sequence MNACGGRPELGSRGGRVWIKICGVSDIETARIAAGCGAGAIGFVFVGRSRRYIPPGLARQISCGLPRNIEKVGVFVDESPARVAEIARFCGLDLVQLHGGESPEYCKALSLPIIKAFRVESSARGGPEPEREPRPGLEPARELLGAMDQYAALPNVARFLLDAYVPGNPGGTGRIFDWIVAASVVGQARRPVILAGGLAPENVAHAIKVVRPFGVDVSSGVETCGRKDHEKIRRFIEEAEGAPPEACVDLEQLKANSQEGEPAT
- a CDS encoding site-specific DNA-methyltransferase, coding for MEDCLEGMTKRLSPGSVDVVVTSPPYNLGVKYGRYDDTIDRDRYLSWTRSWASAVKRVLADGGSFFLNIGSKPTDPWVPFEVLGALRDIFCLQNVIHWIKSIAIAREDMGNYPGTGCDISVGHYKPINSDRFLNDCHEYIFHLTKSGDVELDRLSIGVPYQDKSNVARWSRDGSARDLRCRGNTWFIPYETIRSRDDERPHPATFPPRLPEMCIKLHGLDRCNLVMDPFLGIGNTAISCARLGKSFIGFEIDPDYFAEAIARTRRLHS
- a CDS encoding AbrB/MazE/SpoVT family DNA-binding domain-containing protein is translated as MDTSPCIPGEQEEESAGRDVSRERIKMFTDGSIEIPLHMREKLGIQAWDDILFAIEGEAIVITKATAPQVRAAEPHSFYLADNTRGSTCCVDTIDEKSH